The DNA region CAGATGAGACTAAAATTGAGCTTTTTGGCCATCAAGGAAAAAGCTATGTCTGGCGCAAACCCTACACCTCTCATCACTGTGAGAACtccatccccacagtgaagcatggtggtggtaacatcatgctgtggggatgtttttcattggcagggactgggaaactggtcagaattgaaggaatgatggatGGTGCAAAATACAGGCAAATTCTTGATGGAAACCTGTTTCAGTCTTCCAGAGATTTGAGACTGGGATGgaggttcaccttccagcaggacaatgaccctgaGCATACTACTAAATCAACATTCGAGTGGTTTAAggggaaacatttaaatgtcatggaatggcctagtcaaagcccagacctcaatccaattgagaatctgtggtatGACTTAAAGATTGCTTTATACCAGTGGAACCTATCTAACttgaaggagctggagcagTTTTGCCTTGAAGAATGGACAAAAATCCCAGTGGCTAGATGTGCCAAGCTTATAGAGACGTACCCCAAGAgacttgcagctgtaattgctgcaaaaggtggctctacaaagtattgacttGGGGGGTGAATAGTTATGCATGTcttatttcttgtttgtttcacaataaaaaatattttgcatcttAAAAGTGGTAGGCATGTTGTGGAAATCAAATGATACAAACCCCccaaacattcattttaattccaggATGTAAGGcaacaaaataggaaaaataccaagaggggtgaatactttcgcAAGGCGCTGTATGAGGGTGGTAGTGCACAAATGTTGTATTTGAAGTATTTGAAATTCAAATCATAGCATATTATCTTGGCATAGCTTAAGGCATAGACCCTTCATGACTCATCGGCAGCATCACTGTGATAGATGCCATGGTGCTGTATGTGTTTTAATGAATGTGGACTTGAATAAGTGTGAAGACACTTGTGTGTTTACTGCAAGGACAAGGGAATCAGTTGCATCAGAGCTTTAGAATAGTAAGTAATTTTCATGACAACTCCCAGGAGTGCCTCTTAGTGACACACTCATGATTCAATGCAGGAGGTGGATGATGAAGCCCGAATAGGAGAAGCTCTGACCAAGACCATCATCTGTGCACTAAAGACTAAACCAAGTGTGGATAACAAAGACAACTGGCTCAATCCTACGGAGGTATGCCCACCACCCATCAAaataaccaacacacacacacacacacacctgcatagCATGTGTGGAAAAATGCATGAATTTACCATTGACAAGCACGTGACACTGAGAACCATGTATACCCCAGAAAGTTTCAATTAAATAGATTTCTTGACATTTTAATGCGTAATTAATGTAGATGAAAATGAACAATTTGTATAACACTCATCACCATGCAGAGGGCGCTCCAGTCTTGATGGATGTTTGTTTTCACTGGTGCTTGCATTGTCATCAATTTGTACACATGGCAGAGCGTGAGGAATCTGCCTCTTGTCTTAACTCCAGGTTTAGACAATAACAGGCAGATTGCTCAGTCACCGCTGTGTGTACAGACTGATAACACGGCCATGACCACTGACAACATCCTCACACTGTACCATAACCTGCATTGACCACAAACCTGTGCTCTGTTTGTACATGTTAAAAGGTGAACTGAGAGCATTTTTAGTTGTGGGgaaaaattgtaattgcacaATCTGTCATTCACTTCATCCATGCTGTCTGATTTTGTGTTAAAGGATGGGATCGCTACACATGATGAGAACATGCAGTACTTGAATCTAGCAGTGAAGGCTTACATGAATAAAAAGAGCTTGCATTCTGAAGACTGGGGCAGATGTGCAGAACAACCCAGTCCCTCAGCTTTGAAGCGGGACTCCAGTGGTCAGTTGAAGACCCCTGTCACTGAGCCTGTGACCTCATTTTCATTGCCATTCGGACCTCACCTCATTCCTGTTACTTGTCATGCAGACACGTCTGAGGAACCCACAGTGACAAACCCCAAAGAGGCTCTCATTTCAAAAGACAATACACTCTTTTACACGCAAAAAAGAACAAAGCCCCTGCATACAGAACCACATGGGAAAGAAGAGGCAATCAGTGTATCAGAGGAGGACAAGGAAGATGGAAATGGTGGTGCAATGTGTAGCCAAATATCCACCAATGATGTGCTGGACTGCCTGCTACATCCTGATGTCATCGCCCTTGTTACAAAGTTaatgatagacagacagaaagagctTGACTGAACAAGTCACAAAGCAATTTTTACACTGTATTAACTTTACACATGAAATATTGTGGTTAATAAAGACTTAATGGCTAATAATAATTAGTGATaataatttgaaagaaaaaggaaCATGGTTTCTGTCACATTATTAGTGATGCACTGATTctacatatatttatgtaaGCGTCAAAGAATTGTTGAGACGATGCTGTTTTTCTTGTGATATAAAATGCTAGTGTGTCATACCTCACATCTCACAGAGATAAAGCTATAACATACTGTTCTCTGCTGGGAACAGTGTCCTTGGGCGGTGGAAAGacaatatataaagtataactTATCACATAGATGAAATTGGACGAAAAACAAAGCCTTAAATCCAAGCACCAATctgaaaatgaattttatttactcagtttatatcacaaaaataaatggagTCTAACCATTGATGTTTATATTAGTCTTTGCAAATTAGTTGTCAGCTGATTTGGTGTTGACAGATATACACCAGGTTGCCAGCTTATTAGCTACATctattattgctttattttcagTACGTGCTTCTCACAGTCATGATCCACAAATCTCTCAATGGGTGGAGCATCTGTTCATACAGAATAgtaaacggtctgcacttatatagagctttttaaccttagctgttctacaaagcgctttacactgtttctcactcacccattctctctctctctctcacacacacacacacacacacacacaccatgcaaggtgctagcctgccatcggggCAACTTGggggttcagtgttttgcccaagaacacttcggcatgtgggctgggaatcaaaccgccaaccctacataCTAGAGgatgcacgcacacatacacacacttcagttaGCCAATCCACAATCAAAACTAGGCAGACAGTAGCCCGAACTCAGGAGCAAAtcctggaccctggagctgtgaggcccAGTGCTGCCCAGCTCTTCATCTGTACATCTGTAATAAACTTTAATAAACTGGCAGCTCTGTAATTGTTTAAAGTCAGTTTGTATAGCATTACCTTCAAACTGTCAACGGACACAAAAAATACATCTTCCGCTATCAATCTTATTTTTATAATGTACAACCTACAGCTTTAAATTACATGTGGTGTCTTAAatgcataaacacaaacataaatacagccatcagttttttttagtatttagtTATTTCTTGCTTTAAATATGATACgtattttattcattagtaGAAAGGATCAAATAATGATCAAATAAAGGTCCTATTACCAAAAAATGGAATGAACAGGAATTCCTGACTGATATAATTAGTCTTCATCTGATTTAGTAATAAATTATACATCAGAAGCAACAAGTTACTTGTGCTACATCTTTGTGCTCTTTGGGACATCAATCATGTCcatattctctttttctttctcctttaaGTCAGCCATGTTGTTATCTTCTTTGGTGAGCTTGGCCAGCTGATCAGGGTCCACATAGGTGTAGAAATAGGCCATGATGGAGAAGATGATGCTGACTGCAACCAACAGTGCAGCAAAGAGCAGAAACTCTGTCCACTGTAGATGACACCAGTCAGACTTTCAGCACGACGACGACTTGTACATAAACATGTggtgaaattttgacattttctactattcTATTAGTTCTACTATTAGTTCTgaaaatatgtttctcttttccatGTATCTAAACCACAAGTTTATtaccccaaaagtgaaaaggaacAGAATTAAAGGGTTATCAAggtaaaacatttccatgttgttttggttaaatatatagtatttatggTTCCTTAAAGCGTATTACAGGCAGAAAACAATTATTCAGCGAAACTTTTTGGCTGTTGCCACATCATCCAAGAGTTTTCCCAGGCTACCACACAAATATTCTAAGCAAAGGAGAATCATTTACCTCACTATCATGTTAGATgtatattgtgtttttattaccTTCTGCTTGTGGCTTAAGGCTAGACTAGGTGTCATAAAAAGAATGATGCAGAGCTTACCTGCTCCAGCCCAGCTCCCTCTGCCACAATCAGCACAATGACATTCCCAAAAGCCACAGTGAGAAGCCAACCTGCCTGCAGCACAGACTTCATACTGGCTGGAGCCTAAGGGCACAAGCTTTAGCATGAGCAACTGAAACGAACAGAACATTACAATGAAAATGTGGTTCACTTAATCACCTGCGAATATGAGAATTCTAGACCAGTGATGGAGAACATGACCTCCCCTGCAGTGATGAGGACATACTGTGGGATCTGCCAGGCAATGTGCACATTGTTTGCGTGTACATCCTCCATCTTCTGAATTGCTACTGTTTCTGTATCCTGTACAAACAACAGGCAACTGTTGACCCTTTTTAGCCTGGGTACCCATTCCTGTATCATTATCTCATACaggcagattaaaaaaaaaaaaaaaagctctatgtTTGTGAGCTGActctaatttcttttttttatatgatgGAAAATCTTTTTCCAAAATTCCAGTCTGTATAATTGTCCACAAAATTGTGAAACAAATATACCCATGTTGTTCACGGTAAAACATTAACCACACCAAGATAAACAACTTTACCCCGCCGAGAATGAATGTGTAGGTGGCACCAAAGTCAAGAAGCCCCAGATCAATATGATGTGTCTTTGTGTCTGATTCGCAGGTAACTCGTATGTATCTGCAGGGTTCAAATAAACACATGAGCATCATCAACCAAGACCTTGAACAGGCATAAAAATCTGTAATCAAGTGTGATATGAAAGTCCATAAAAAGTCCATAAAAAGAATATTTCCAACTCGAGGAGAGATAATGAATTACTAGATGTTACTACATGATTGTAATTAAGTATATCTATTGTAGGATAAAGTACTCACTTTCCTCTTTCAACACTTAAGATTTCAGAGATCCCGTAACTGCTCGGTGCAAAGAAATTTACACTGCCTACTGTTATGTTCATATTCTCTGAGCGGGTATTAATGaatctgaagaaaaaagaaaaaaaaaaaaaaagtcgtaaCACTTTTATAGTTCAttgcaaaaaaacatccaagttGTACTATGCAAAGTCTGATAATTCTACTGAAGATTAACCGTGCAGTTCAAAGTTGTACATTACCTGAGGAAGGCTTCTCCATTCTCAGATTTGATGATATTATCCTTCTCCTTCATTTTAGTGacagaaaacatgtcaaagagGATAATGTACTATCACTACAGTAGAACCTGATATCGTCTTAATATATTTAGATGTCAGTTGTGTTCTCATTTGTCAAAAGTACTTCCTAGAGAAATTCAGGAAACTCTTTTGAACTCACCTGTTTACAGTTAATAGTATTGTTCTCCTTATACAAGATGAGGCTATAGGCAGTGTGCTCAGTGACGTTAAGTTGGCACGGGTAAGTCTCTCCGTTTTGAGAGACACTGACTGGTAAGACTTTGTGGTCACCCCCAAGTGGAAGTCGAGTGTATTCTATAGGATCCTGACAACACAGCAATGGTTTAATTATTTGCTTTGTAGGGGTTAcaaaaattgattttaaaataaattttaaatagtttaatgattgatagatagataaagagagagagagatagcgagagatatagatagatagagagatcgATAGCGTGTGAGTGCTGACCTCACCTTATATGATTCTATTTTGTCAGGGAAAATATTATGTCCTGTAATTTCTACAGACACAGCCTCTCCATTAACAAGGTTAAGGACTTGTAGCAGACACTCTTTGGCTGGTGGAGGTTCCACAACCGTTTTCTTTGTCAGAAAAGACAACACAGTGTACAGCACGTTCAGTACTGACAATTTCTATAACACGTGTTTAAATTTGTACCACTGTGGTATAGATAAAGAGTGTCTGAAGACGTACAATGACATTGACTTCCACTACAGTTGCAGCACAGAAAGCAAGTGCAGCAAGGATCATTCCTGCGCCCATTTTCCTTAGAGGCCTGAGCACACGAGAAAGATATAGAAGTTACACAAGCAAGAAGTCTAacatttggttatttatttgactttgtTTGTGTCATGTTTGCACCTGCATGTTCTGAACACTATTTATAAAAGAGTGCAGATAAATGTTCATGAACACTGAAACTGCATGAGCACTGAAACTGGGGCACTGCAAGACTTAATTGTGTTGGAGTTCAAACAGAATAAAATGCGAAATAAATTTAGGCCTGGTGTCATGTCAGACACAGAGCGCATTTTATAATTCACACATAACAACATAATAATGAACCAGCATATGAGACCACAAtatgtaaaataacaaaaaagcaTAGTTGCGAGGAAAATGCAAAATgtgtactaaaataaataatacaaaatgcaAAACAGTGGTTATATTAAGGAATTCGTCTTCTACAAGAACAGTCTGGTCTGCACTGTTTTGCTGTGTAATAACCACATAATGAATGCTGCACCTTTCATAATCACTGACACTGCATATGCTGTTTTGTACTTTGctggacaataaaaaaaaaaaacttctttatgtgtcataaaataaaattttattgggACTTTCCATTTACATGGATATGCAGTTTGGGCTGTACTTACGTGAGGTTGATCCGGCAAAGGCCAATGAGTGGGTACACACCCATATCAAAGATAGGGATGAACACGAGAATAAGCAAAGCATTCAGCATCTTAACATCAGGAAGGAGATAAACAATACATGGTGCATCTCACAGAGCTCAATAATCATAATGATCAGaaaatcataaaatatatatgactGATAAAACAGATAGCAATAAATGTGTTGCTTAAATTTTTATGATAGTTTCTTAGtaatatcattatatctctAAGCTTTAATAGTACTCCAGACCAAGGGAAGACTTGTGCATATGGGTACCTGCATTTGATCAGGCTTTATTACAAAGCCTCcctgtaaaacataaaaatctAGATTAATGGATGGAACTACACCTCACCTAACAATTTAAAATTAAGCAGTATAAAAATCTTTGTTTAAAAAGCTCAGTATAAAAAGCTATTTATAATTTTGCTTCTCAGTTCCCTTTAATCTTGTAATTACAAAAGGGACACCATGCTACATAGTCACGTTatgaaacaggaaatgacacactgaaacacagtgAAATATGTATGACCTTAGAAAACTTCTATAAAGAATGGGAAGACGACTTACAAAATCCATGTTCATCCGAGTGGCCTGTAGAGTCCAGCGAGATCCCTGATACAAAATAAGAACTTTTcaattttaaatttcattttaaagtaaGACATATTCAGTGTGTTATCTCTGTTAATGATCTCTTAAGTACATTTGACAAGTGAACCTATAAGCCAAAGTTTGGAACCATGCTAATAAAACAAGTTAATGTTAGTTTGTAAGATGATCATCTTTTACCTGCTGATCAAAGAGTGCCCAGAACATGGGCAATGGAATGTAGAGCACCAGCACCCGGAGCACCATTTTGATCTCCTGAATAAGACTTTTCTGGTGGCACATGACATAAAATATTCACAACACTATATATTTAGAGCACACAATAAAATCCAAGATTTATAAATATTCATACCGAATACTCTCCCTCGGCCCAATCTAGCCAGTGATTCCGTTTTGGGCTTTTCTTGCTGCTTCTCCACCGACTGCGTATGGCAAACTGATCGACAGAATAGTGATTAACTGGACGTACATAGCAATTTCACTATCAATCTGCCAAACTGTGAAAACGTGTGAAAGAGATTTCTTACCCCAATGCACTTGCAGACATTCAACAAGACATTTCCCTCAGGTGGAGACTTTTTATATAACCCACTACCAGCGATGAAAACCACTAGGCAAACAACAGACACTCAGTATCAGAGAAGTGGCTGTCACCATCCCCTATATCAGaggtacagtgcatccggaaattATTCatagcgcttcactttttccacatttggaAACACCTGAGCTCAATATTGAGTGTCATgccaaaggctgtgaatacttgtgtaaatgtgctttttttgttttttatttttaataaatttgcaaagatttcaaacaaaattctttcatgttgtcattatggggtattgtttgtagaattttgaggaaaataatgaatttaatccattttggaataaggctgtaacataacaaaatgtgggaaaagtgaagcgctgtgaatactttccggatgcactgtacatagtACTGTTTATGTGTGAGCAGGAATTGGTTTAAGTATACCTACTGTACTCTAAAGCTGGTCATTATAGGCTGCCTTTTACAGTTAAGCTATAAATCGTTGAAAAACACCAGCACTTAAATTTGGAAAGTTTATAAAATGTTCCTAGAGTAGCTTGTGTGAAGGCAAATCTGCCAAACCACTCTACAGTAGAACACCACTGTGACACTCTTGCCTTACAAGCTTAATATTTCTGCAAAGTTGTTTACACAGACCGAGTAATGAGGCCATCGTTTTCACAAGGTATCCATAATGCTGACCGAGCTTAAAGCTCACTAATATGATCTGTTTAACAGGCACATTTTACAGACTGccaaaaaaagcttttacaaTTCAAAGAGTTACAGGCAAATGTATACTATATGATTCCTGTGTTGACCTGTTTTTCCACAGCAGTGCTTCTGGTCTCAGAAACTATATGCAATATCACATACATAATAGTGATCATTACTAGTTTTGAGTTGCTCTGAACCCGAATGTGTGGTTAAACTCACCAAGAGCGATGATCATTAAAGCCGCAGGGACTCCAAAGGCTAGAGCATAGCAATCACCTCCAAAACACTGAACGTCACCTGTgttgtaaaaaattaaacctatatttacagtataaccGCAGTTATGTGTAAGGAATGTAACTGCACATTTTGAGTGCAAACCATTATCGTGGTTTGTAAGGATTTAACACAGCAGAAATCTGTAGCATTATAGGATTAACCTCTTAGAATTGGCGTGATGAGGGTCGAAAGCACACTCCCAGCATTGATTGACATATAGAAGATAGAGAAAAACTTTCTTCTCTCATCTGTCtgaaaaccacaaagaaaatgCAATTATTAAAGCAATCTGATTTAGGAAAGAAGTACTTTACCAGACCACTGAGCTAACAAGTTCAATAATAATGTAACTGACTAACTGTCGTGTGATTGTGATTGTAGTGAGCTAACAAGTTCAGTGATAATGAAATTGAATAACTGTAGCATGACTGTGACTATAGTGAAACATGTCTTGACTATCTCACATGCTCTTCCTCAAACTGGTCCCCACCAAACGCTGACACACAAGGTTTGATTCCTCCTGTCCCAAAAGCAATGAGGATGAGGCCAAACATGGACAGACCTctgtgataaaaacaaaaagtaccataaaaaatgcaaacacaccACTCACACATGGAAATGCATAGCTCAAATACTATGAATGCACACAAGCGAAACACTTACATGTGTAAACTGCTGTCCCCTACATCTGGTATCGCACCAATAGACTTTATTACATGACCAATGACATACACGATTGACAGATAGATGATGGTTCTGTGAACACAGCACAGAGAGAAATTTTCAATACTTATCAGGTTTAACCCAGCTTTCTCTTACAGTGAATTGTTCCAGGCAAAAGAGCATTGTAGCCATTATAACTTACTTGAACTTCCCCAGCCATGAGTCTGCTATGATGGCCCCTAATACAGGAGTAAAGTAGCATAGGCCAGAGAATGCGTGGTATATAGCAGTGGAGAGGTTCTTGCTCCAGTGGAGGTAATGGATGAAGTAAAGTGTGAGCACCGCtttatgaagaaaagaaagtcatggTACCTTTGTATGtcaaaaatatttcatgttaCGTGCACAACATATAGTAAAAGCGAAATAACATGGTTTTGTATAAACCACTGGACGTTTGTGCTCTTTCATTACCTTTCATGCCATAATAGGAGAATCTCTCACAGAACTCATTGACTACGATGAAGGAGATGCTCAGTGGGTAGTTGGTCCCACATATTTTCTGTAAGCGCGTAAGGAAAGAACATAAAGACGCTTCATCATTAGACACAATTCATATCAGACAACATGAACAGTCAGTGAAGATTTCTTTTCATAGCACTTATTGAAACTGACACCAAGCCCAATGTCGCACTCAACTGGGACAACATCCCGACCAACTTCATTACTCATTTAATTGTTGCAGTCAGGAAAATGTTGCTGGTATTTGAATGTACTTGAGTTGCTGGGAACCATTTTTGACATGTAGTAGTAACACCTGTCCTCACAGACGATCTAAtattttccactacaaataccattacaaaccatcagcaaaCCATTACTAttgtccttaatggtatccactaaacatgccaccaacagaaggcaacaaattaccagtggagacccacagggaccattacagtttcttttaaaaccaatacaattctcatCATAAccgttaaaaccattacaaattctctgagggtttctattgtcttgttttgttttcagcaggaCAGTGAGACAAATGGAACATCTTACTGGTGACTTCTGTCTATTTTTCGGTCGTTTCTCCTCCATGTTATTatctaaaaaagaaaacaaacaaacccagaaAGTGAACTCCAAACGTGTCTACAGAAAAGACCGATTCAACAGTGAGATATCTAGCATTAATACCATATAACCCTGGTATACAAGGAAGCATACCGGTCTATGGAATTACTATGTGACAAAAacatacatattattattattattattattattattattattattattattattctcaacTCAACTGTTTTGACCGTTTGCTACAGTGAACCCACCAAATGGGATGTAACTTTAGAGAGAGTATTTTTAGATGTTACCCGTGTCTTTGAGCTGAGACTTCTGTCTTAGGCTACATCTCAACTCGAAGTTTAACTTTACACAGACTTTAGCTGAGGTAACCGTGTCTAATATTAAAGCCcgctgcaaaacaaacaaacaaacaaacaaacaaacaaacacatacaaatacGAATAATGTCCCCCAAAAAGGCTGCTTATCTTCGCAGTGTTATCTTTACCACAAATGTTTCGCACAGAAAGCACGGCTGAACACCTCTTCCACCGAGTCTTGTTTTAGTTTTCTCTTcttgaaaacaataaaattcaCGACATGCGACATTTGACCAAGTTTTAGCATTCCCCAGATCCAACAAACTGCAATTATGTGTTCGTCGTGAGTTGCTGTTACTTTAAAGAACTCATAATTACCGTTATTTGTATAGTCTGTCCAAgtgttcagtctctctctcagtctctctctctctctctctgtgtgtgtgtgtgtgtgtgtgttgtcagtaGCACTCTGTGCTCTTCTTACCACGCGTCCAAGTCCGTCCCTCAGCACTGCAGAAACTACTCTAGAGTTTAACTCCTGCTCTTTAAAAACAACGTTACTTTCTTTTGGATAATGTTTTACTCGTTCGTCGCAAACTGTTTTGTCGTTTCAGCTTTTACACATTGGGtgtcataaaatattttacactCATAAAGCCATCAGTAGAAGCAGTAAAGGGTTGTATTCCCTTTGCATCGGAAACGCCCGTTATTCCACTCCCACCTCCAActttcacattttattataattttttttttcacttgttaTTTGAATACATGCAAATGACAGTTATACAAGCAATGCAAAGTAATGAGTTACAGCTGCATGAAAAACAGCAACAATATGTAAATTGAacataatgaacacacacatcttacaacagagggacagagaaatTACAATTGGAAACATACAGTAGGTTaacacagtggttttcaaagtggggacgcccgggggcctcaacaatttacattacatttattcacttagcagatgcttttatccaaagcgacttacaaatgagaaaaatacaagcaaagcgatatatcaagcagagaacaatacaagtagtgctaccatacaagatccattaattga from Ictalurus furcatus strain D&B chromosome 6, Billie_1.0, whole genome shotgun sequence includes:
- the slc15a2 gene encoding solute carrier family 15 member 2; the encoded protein is MEEKRPKNRQKSPKICGTNYPLSISFIVVNEFCERFSYYGMKAVLTLYFIHYLHWSKNLSTAIYHAFSGLCYFTPVLGAIIADSWLGKFKTIIYLSIVYVIGHVIKSIGAIPDVGDSSLHIGLSMFGLILIAFGTGGIKPCVSAFGGDQFEEEHTDERRKFFSIFYMSINAGSVLSTLITPILRGDVQCFGGDCYALAFGVPAALMIIALVVFIAGSGLYKKSPPEGNVLLNVCKCIGFAIRSRWRSSKKSPKRNHWLDWAEGEYSKSLIQEIKMVLRVLVLYIPLPMFWALFDQQGSRWTLQATRMNMDFGGFVIKPDQMQMLNALLILVFIPIFDMGVYPLIGLCRINLTPLRKMGAGMILAALAFCAATVVEVNVIKTVVEPPPAKECLLQVLNLVNGEAVSVEITGHNIFPDKIESYKDPIEYTRLPLGGDHKVLPVSVSQNGETYPCQLNVTEHTAYSLILYKENNTINCKQEKDNIIKSENGEAFLRFINTRSENMNITVGSVNFFAPSSYGISEILSVERGKYIRVTCESDTKTHHIDLGLLDFGATYTFILGGDTETVAIQKMEDVHANNVHIAWQIPQYVLITAGEVMFSITGLEFSYSQAPASMKSVLQAGWLLTVAFGNVIVLIVAEGAGLEQWTEFLLFAALLVAVSIIFSIMAYFYTYVDPDQLAKLTKEDNNMADLKEKEKENMDMIDVPKSTKM